One stretch of Tribolium castaneum strain GA2 chromosome 5, icTriCast1.1, whole genome shotgun sequence DNA includes these proteins:
- the LOC103312929 gene encoding leucine-rich repeat-containing G-protein coupled receptor 5, with protein MDEIKVHLKELFLISRLFLTIMRLEAFLLTFGLISGAKPSETTFENVTIWKSAEEELAVIVSSNSLKQHLPNTSLDLIAITGEIPILYENSLSNISNVEQIYFHENELTEIKPGAFKNLTLEALEVFYSNLTTLKSGIFCNVSLEKLEISYNFLSKIEPFGGLTGLRVLSLSHNNLEDLEAHLLDKLPELQVLDLSYNRISVLHPKLLNNQCKLKTLLLRKNKFWHFPNIFENSSLELLELSSNLMSKLPEGVLDNLQNVSRLFLSFNHLESIPSNVFTGHPNIKELDLSNNRITTIASDAFDNMPQLVNIKFTSNKLAKYDPNWFHRTPNLYQLNLANNQIGDLPEEVFRNLYSDKKQWISLSGNKIKTISPNAFRGFKRFDTLNLSFNELESWDGSLLADTEVIFYLNLLHNKIKCVGGDLDQAFKANFTYLGMNPLAPRCLQKILDWRGDKHVVCTAPCLLY; from the coding sequence ATGGACGAGATAAAAGTGCATTTAAAAGAACTTTTCCTAATATCGCGTTTATTCCTCACAATAATGCGTCTCGAAGCGTTTCTTTTAACTTTCGGTCTAATATCCGGTGCTAAACCGAGTGAAACAACGTTTGAAAATGTGACAATTTGGAAAAGTGCGGAGGAAGAACTGGCAGTGATTGTGTCCTCAAACAGCCTCAAACAGCACCTCCCCAACACCTCGCTCGACCTAATCGCAATAACGGGGGAAATACCCATTTTGTACGAAAACTCACTTTCAAACATCTCGAACGTGGAACAAATCTACTTCCACGAAAACGAATTAACCGAAATCAAGCCGGGAGCCTTCAAAAACTTGACTCTGGAGGCTTTGGAGGTGTTTTACAGCAATTTGACAACACTCAAGAGCGGGATTTTCTGTAACGTGTCTTTGGAAAAACTCGAAATTAGTTACAATTTCCTTTCGAAAATCGAGCCCTTTGGGGGTTTAACCGGTTTGAGGGTTTTGTCTCTGTCTCATAACAATTTGGAGGACTTGGAGGCGCACCTTTTGGACAAACTCCCCGAGCTGCAAGTGTTGGATTTGTCGTACAACCGCATTTCGGTGCTTCACCCAAAGTTGCTCAACAATCAGTGCAAGTTGAAAACCCTCTTGTTGCGGAAAAATAAGTTCTGGCACTTCCccaacatttttgaaaactctTCATTGGAATTACTGGAACTGTCGTCGAACTTAATGTCGAAACTTCCTGAAGGTGTTTTGGATAATTTGCAAAACGTGTCACGTCTCTTCCTCTCGTTCAACCACCTTGAGTCGATTCCTTCCAATGTTTTTACCGGCCACCCAAATATCAAAGAATTGGATTTGTCGAATAACAGGATCACAACCATTGCGTCAGACGCCTTCGACAACATGCCCCAGCTAGTCAACATCAAATTTACGAGTAATAAACTGGCAAAGTACGACCCAAACTGGTTTCACCGCACTCCGAATTTGTACCAATTGAATTTGGCCAACAACCAGATTGGGGACCTCCCAGAGGAAGTCTTCAGGAATCTGTACAGCGACAAGAAGCAGTGGATTTCTctaagtggcaataaaatCAAGACGATTTCTCCGAACGCCTTCAGAGGTTTTAAGCGTTTCGACACTTTGAACTTGTCGTTTAACGAGCTGGAGAGCTGGGACGGGAGTCTTCTGGCCGACACCGAAGTGATTTTCTATTTGAATCTGTtgcacaataaaattaaatgcgtgGGAGGTGATCTCGACCAAGCTTTTAAGGCCAATTTCACGTATTTGGGAATGAACCCGTTGGCGCCCCGGTGCTTGCAGAAAATCCTCGATTGGAGAGGAGACAAGCACGTGGTGTGTACGGCCCCTTGTTTGTTGTATTAA